The Crassostrea angulata isolate pt1a10 chromosome 1, ASM2561291v2, whole genome shotgun sequence nucleotide sequence TGATCTTGATTGATTAAATGTGAACTGGCTCCAGTCCAGGATGAAAACAAATCCATTTATTTGGCATGCCTCATCATCAATAAGTTTTTCCAATGTCAGCAGTATAGCTCTATACACCGACGGAAGCTGGTAACGGCCATTGTCCCAGTTTGCAGCAAACAACACAATGATCTTCCTGCCTTTCTGGTCACAGTTTGGTAAGACGCTAGGAAGACCATCATACAGTGAGGCTTTGATACCAGCTTCAGAAGCAATAAAGTTCTTAAAAAGACTTGGGTTGTTCTGGCGAAATTCAAAGTATCTAGCCAGTAACTTAAAGGACTCTACTGTGTCAAACTTCCTGGCACGTAAGAACCTCAGTACGAAAGCATCATCAGTTCTTAGAAATTCTATAAAGCAAAGTAACAATTACAATAAACACGTATATCAAACTAGCAagcatttaatttattcaaGTACCAGGGGTATAATAACAAATTGTATATATAGCCTTAGACCATATAGCATGTTAAATTGGATCCCCCACCTATGGCCATTGTATAACCCCCAGGGATTATGAGTATAAAAATAACTGAAATTTCTTCATACTGTTGCTTACAGTACCGAttagacccaacctaacagaaagtaaaccccaactaaaccctgggtttactttttgggtttactctgggtttactccgggtctaaacccagagtaaacccaaagtaaacccagagtggacacagagagtaaacccagtcagaagGATACCCCTGAAaacagacgctaactgtgtattcggaacaTACAAGGGGCAAGAATAACAGGCAGTAGGGCACTAagataaaagacgggtctgcttcacacttcagtgcgtacagttgacctcaaaagcaatttccaagtatatccaaagtaaaccctgagtaaacccaaagtaaaccccaaaagtaaacccgggtttagttggggtttactctggtgttaggttgggtctgacgGTACTGTACTTTCATATCTATTTCACGAATTATTTTCTCCATTTTCTTCATATGCACTTTTTACAGTTATGTCACTCCCACCACCTTGTTGTTTTGAGTCTTTCTGACCTGACCCTCCAAGATGTTTGTATGACAGTCACTATATCTTGGAAAAGTTAATAAATCTTGATTATAGCGAAGTCTTAGGGACTAGTGGATTTACTTTGCTATAATTATATCCATAATTTGTTTTATCTGTAtaacaaatttgtttaaataagtATTGCAAATTtgcaatatacatgttttctatGAGATGAAAACCGTCAAAACAATgtacttattaaaataaaatatatgtacccCCTAATTATCAGATGGTAAATTGCAGGATTTATGTAAAAAGTAAAAGGATGACTTCACTTAAGGACATGCAATATTTGcgagaaaataaacttttaaaacaagaattttTCTGTCAATTGCAGAAATGGTCAACATCTAAACTGCAACGTACAAACAAATTAGAGGAGAAAACAATGCTTTCCTCTTAAAATGATCTTTTTCCTCAAAGATCAACACTGAAGGTGTTAAGTTCTCCTGGCAGGAGTCTAACAAATCTGTCAGGTCCAGGGGTTCATGCACCTACAGGTCATATATATTCAGTACCAATATGTAATAGGggtcatattttcatatatttacatctacaaagtATTATTCCCTTTATTTCTTACGGTAACCtatatttaattcatagctctatagaaacagccagactgaaatctacacgccccatttattgattggtcgaaatctacagctgCTGAAACTgataagaaactgacaggacagatatagacacgccctgtttatcaatTGAtccaaacctacagcgacctagaaaaaatcacggactgcacaaaataatcatgacgatgtcagactcaaagtctcagaGGAggcgatttggctgtttcttttagctaacgtacttacgtacattgacagtaatttagtgaattttacttacttttcataatcaatttatcagttaactaaaagaaaaatgttaatataaacaataaaatgctttctttgatgattcattcgggttatgaaggtagcgatcaatgcagaaaaaatttacataacccgctaacgcgggttatgtattttttctgcaaatgtcgctaccttcatatcccgaatgaatcaccaaagaaagcattttattgtttaaatatatttatttgttaaataccTAGAACATATTtacttccatttcaattttactgttttcccaaaagagttatctctctttgattATTGAGAACCTGTGGATCGatatctaaaaatatattaaggaGTTTTCTGATCACGTGATTTAAATAAGAGTATTACGTATTTACCCAGAAATTACACCTGGTCAAACCAGTTTATTGTATTTTGCGCCATTTTTGGTATAGTGTTCACCGCAGCGAGTGTCCATATTTTTGttgcttacatgtacatctttcattgaaatttattcTGATCACCGGCTGCGGGTTTTCATTTCACAAATGGGTATTTATGTTTCTctgattatttttacattatttgatTAAGATTGAAGTTTAAAGATGTGTAAAATTATAATAAGTGTAATTTAGATTTGGTTGATTTAAATCTTCGATAAATTTATTACCTTattatatatgcatttattgtAAATCGTTTATAGAATTTATACACAGATTATTGCCAAATATTTAgtattgcttatatttatttttagaaccTGTTTTCTTCTTGAATAAATCAACGAACCCAGCAGTGCACTTcgtttgtttatacatgtacaagtgaccctgtttcaaatatatatattgtaacgAAATGGGAGAAATCAATGGCAGACTATCAAGATTCGAATCTAGGCCCCTTAAATCTCCAGTCAGGTGTTTTACCTAATAAGCTACCTGGTGCTGGCAATCTAATAACAATATTTGGCTGTGTTAATGAATTACGATTCCAATAAGCGTTTTTGGCAGAATGCCAAATGTCAAACATAGGTACATTCAGGAATGCAATAAATTAAATCCATGGTGACCTGttgaaacataggtaatcacagctagattacaaagctcaccttGACaaagcatcacctttatgaggcatcaccttttaTGACATCGtctttatcatatcatatgaaaatcatagtaagttaatgatcttggatattcattaATACTGTTTTGACACCATATCGTATAATCAAAtgctacattttttttcaataattatatgTTCATTTGTATAGTATTGTAAGATACAATTCTTATCATAAGCCAATAcaacaatataaaatatgatattgcatcctatgatactgtaaaatatatatcatatgatacaataaaatactgtaatatataatgaattatcatgatattgttaaataagatatgatattgtagcATATAATGATTTGGTATTGTATCatgtatacattattgtatttgaacaGATAATACATTGtcataatatatcatatatgacacaatataatatcatatgatacaatattgtatcatatacataatatgatatatattttacaatattcttatatatatatatacacatggtatttagcaatgtacttgatttagcggaagccaCATTCCGCCAAAAatgctaaatagaatacacatccaaatgtaatacgtttacagtatatccaagatatcttcattgaacaattatcccttttcactcataaaatttcacaggaacgaaaacaattttcttacggagatttgtaatgggaaatgtttacaccattcggaatacactcggaatacatcgcacaattttttaacattatcatccgggcttatttatggctgatgcaatgcaaaatctccgtagactttcaatttttggatgtgtattgaaacctgaagcagtagagggggcgtttcaaaacagataatctggacatttttcatattagagGATGAACGTaatttgagcacaaaggtattaaCTATTATTGagatatcaagcaaaaagtggtggaagcaaagactcgggacagagtatagtttgGTTTATGCACGATATATTCACAACGTCATACTGTATTAATTTATCATAGGTACTAGAACACATGTTATATGTTTtggatttatatatttaaacctGTAGCCAATGGCTACTATTTATAGCGTATAACCTGTAGAACAGGTATTCAAGTTAAGCACGATTTTCACTCATTCAAAGGCTTTTCTTTGCCGCATTTGCACAatccccacccacccacccactcaCTTATAtagtgacatttaaaaatcaagGACTGTGCACtatgtaaaatatgtaaaatgttttaattcagAAAGAAGTTTGAAGAATCTTTATGTATTTGTACGTGTAAATAAATGCAGCAAAATAAGCGCTTCCttcactatagtctgtcccaagacatcttggattcacattttgcttaattgcttgatatttataaatacctcagagttcaaacgatgttcattcaaaagtataaaaaatttccaagatttctcagtcgaaacgcccctgttagcgtatcaggtttcaatacaatgctaaaaaaatgtgatgtctacggagattttgtattgcagcaagcccggatgataacgttgaaaaattgcgcgatgtattccgagtgtattccgaatagagtaaagatgtaaacattccccattataaatctccgtaaggaatctgttttcgttcctgtgaatttttctgagtgacaGTTGATAATGTGTCagtgaaattatcttggaaattatccctttcaactattacaagtgcacttctttcacaggtatttgtatttttttttaaaatcgtccaaatgtgctgcataaatatcttgggacagactataatcatgtgttttgttattattgtaaataatttatgttcggtTGAGTGGAACGAATAAGAACATAACAGCAATTAAACatgtgaaaataatatatactcATTAGATTGTTTACTTATATCTGGACGAGTCTCAATCTGCTCCTTTACATCCGCTATATCTTCACTGTGTCGACTCTGCTCCTCACCAAGCTCCTTTTGAGATTTCAGTAACAACTCTTCTGACAAACCCCATCCAAACTCTGCCATGTCATCTAAGACATCAACtgacaaataaacaaaaaaaggttTCAtcgattatacatgtacatatgtgcaGTTTtctagctataagctagacAGGCATCAAAACATgaatacatatatcatataccGGTACTAATCTCTGCAAGATTCGTCGAGattgaaaaattaagattaatcaTTCACATATTCATTAGGCATTAAATTGTGATGAAACTGCTTAAGATAAAATATTGCTGTGTAAATCAACATCATCACTATTATCCTAAATATTAAGCGTAATACCACTTATAGAATCTCGCTACTGACATTTCTCGGTAAATCATTCGGCGTGACATCATGTGTTTCAGCATCTGTAGCATACGTGATGCACACCTTTATTACTCaaagaaatattgtatatctcgggtaaaatgtaaatttctgTCCATCAGTTTTTCagataatttcatattttaatatttttaaggtCCGTAAAAAATAAGCTTTCATTTTTTGGGTTTCTAGTTCATCATGTTTCTCCTTGACCTTCAACTAAAAATCATACAGACATCCGCTTTTCCTCTGTCGAGTTGTAATGCTGGTACTGGTAAGTTTCTTTACACTTTACTGACAGTCGTAAATTAAACCTtggaacggaggaaattcgccGCCCattgtgtttttaaatttataattgttgaattaaacaaaaataagacatttaatCCATTTAGACTTAACTTGAATTTCCTCAGTAATCTTTTCTCTGTCGCCGTCTGTCAATTTATGGTTGGATGATACGGGGGGAAAAAGGACCCCAGCGTGAATATTGAtgaatcttatttttttaaatgaattgaatttcaTTGTGACGATCAGACAATCATACGAAAATAGAATACAATATACTTTATAGGGCAAGTTTGTCCCAGGTTTCCGTTTCCATTACTTTTTTACGgtcttttttatattgattttcttGATAAAAACACATACCTGTTATTAAAAAACGATTGAAATCATATCTAGCCTATATATGGCAAAAATTCTAAGATATCTTCTTTCACATGTTCCCTGTTTACGAGGAGGGAATATTCACAGGAGTAAACATAAATTTCTTTTGgtgatttataatggaaaatctGACATCTTCTGTCCATTTGGAAATTCTTAGGATTACTTGAACAATTTTTCACTATCATATCATCTGTGTTGGTTAAATGGGTAGACCACTGCCATTCTTAATTCTGCATttataagaaattcattatatctttaccttttgcaaataaactacaaaatgcctgcaccaaaGTAACAGCTTACGACTTTGGTATTTCATCCCATGCGAGTTGATGTCTGTAAGCTTTAACtgaattttacctgataagtatttttgaaagataaattaaaaacctactttcattttgtaatccaacccgaaatagcaaaaataaaagtaaggTAGTGGACACGGTTTAGTGGATCAAAGTCAGTAGGAATGAAGTGAttacgtaaagagtgaatattAAATTTACTTATTATCCCCTcacgcaacttgttgcgaaggggatatagcattgCTGCAGTgcttgtgtgtgtatgtatgtgtgtccaTTTCAGCCTTTTTagcaagattaaaaaaaaaaacctcgcaTGCATGGTTAACAAATTCGTACACTTCATAAGCATTGATAAAGGACAAACCCTATATATTTTCAAGGATTTTCTGtcacatatttttcaaaatatcgttaaaattacaacacttgtacaaattttatgtaTGACTTCTGGTTCGTGAgtgtaaacatttcaaatcaacaacttaaTATTTTGCTGGATGTAGGCCCTATAAAGGCAAGAAGCAAACGTTTTTAAGAAATGGGTAGTAACGAGGATGTCCATAGTGAAAAACTGAAGCAAGCAGGAGATTAAGTTCACTcttatttaatgaaaacaagCAGCCGTCTGAGCCGAATTCAGGGCtatatttattgaattactTAGAGAAGAACAGGTTCATAATTCAGAAGAGACTTTGACAAATATCGTCAACATGATGAACCGGTAATTCATTTCATATGTAAATCGCTGTAGATACGTTactctttttgaaatattgggGTTAAAATTACGATGTTTCTCATAGAGAAGGCTATAAATCGCCAGATCTTAGCTacgtttcattttcaatatgaaacttaaatttgCCTACACTAGTTGTCTATGCGTAATGCATTTCCCTGGATAAAGATAATTCATAAAACTATATTACTAAAGTTTAACACTTTTGTGGTGTGTTTTCGCTTGTAATAGGAGGAATTGTACAACCATGTAAATACACCCATTCCCCATGGATACACCCCAGAGCGTGCATGGGGATaggaataaacaaaatattttaattcaaagtggtttttaacaagttaaatatttggtctcttcaattacatgtttattaCTAAGTAATGCATTTCCCTGCACAATATTTGCATTTGGTgaaggggatgctccgctttgtGGTGCCCTTGTTTAGGGTATACATAGAAATTAAGATATGACAAAtgttgaattaataaaatgagCCAATTCGTTTCTTAAATGCACAATATAAGTTTTGTTGGATAAAACTTTCCAGAACGAGGTAACAAAGAACGTGGGTTGACTAATTTACATCACAACGGAAAGTGTAGGGTGAGTAAATCACCAGGCAGTTAATACCTTGGATCTGACAAGTTTGGTTTAAGATATGCAAAAATAATGTACTGGCCTATATACTagcattttcaaaatacatataaactattttttaccaCAACATATTGGTAGTGAACCCTTTATTCATTACTGGTAATTTGCGAATCAGGAACAGATTGTGTTAACAACTCTAcgtcggtatgaatagattaaGTATGTATATATAGAACAGGGATTCGAAGTGGAATTGGTGGGGGAGGGGAGGATGACAGTCTTTtttctgaaattcttatttgggacagtGATTAGagttatattaatatattgagaTGACCTGTTAAGGTAATtatccatacgtcacaaaacaacatctgacgtaattcacgcgttattacgtcTTTTCTGTGCCTGATCTAATCGAGACCTAACGCTAAAAGGTGTACACGAGtttcataacaaaaaaaacaagctgacctagaaattgattcaaaacaaatctattaaaaatcctgaaaactgcaatcaattagCCTGTTACTCAGCGAAATGAAAAATTGACTGGGTTGTGTCAATTGAgtactcgttttgaaa carries:
- the LOC128156684 gene encoding clavesin-2-like isoform X2, whose product is MAEFGWGLSEELLLKSQKELGEEQSRHSEDIADVKEQIETRPDIKFLRTDDAFVLRFLRARKFDTVESFKLLARYFEFRQNNPSLFKNFIASEAGIKASLYDGLPSVLPNCDQKGRKIIVLFAANWDNGRYQLPSVYRAILLTLEKLIDDEACQINGFVFILDWSQFTFNQSRSLNPKVLKQMVEGLQDCFPARFGSIHFVNQPWYIEAICKIILPFLKEKSRRKIHMHGINLGLLHQFISKEVLPAELGGTLPEHNITSWAKELVGDENFSFGDKHIYWPDHCFFKTRSKSFPTFHLKQNLDQNEINSRLDEEFFLID
- the LOC128156684 gene encoding clavesin-2-like isoform X1 translates to MINLNFSISTNLAEISTVDVLDDMAEFGWGLSEELLLKSQKELGEEQSRHSEDIADVKEQIETRPDIKFLRTDDAFVLRFLRARKFDTVESFKLLARYFEFRQNNPSLFKNFIASEAGIKASLYDGLPSVLPNCDQKGRKIIVLFAANWDNGRYQLPSVYRAILLTLEKLIDDEACQINGFVFILDWSQFTFNQSRSLNPKVLKQMVEGLQDCFPARFGSIHFVNQPWYIEAICKIILPFLKEKSRRKIHMHGINLGLLHQFISKEVLPAELGGTLPEHNITSWAKELVGDENFSFGDKHIYWPDHCFFKTRSKSFPTFHLKQNLDQNEINSRLDEEFFLID